The Sulfurospirillum oryzae genome includes a region encoding these proteins:
- a CDS encoding 4Fe-4S dicluster domain-containing protein, which produces MSQRQLAMVMDLNKCIGCQTCTVSCKTQWTNRNGREYMYWNNVETYPGEGYPKKWQELGGGFDEAGDLKAGVVPSLQGEYGVPWDYNHEELANGAQLKPHVDPKWGPNWDEDEGAGDFPNDNYFFYIPRICNHCTNPGCLSACPRDAIFKRDQDGVVLVDLDRCQGYRYCIAGCPYKKIYFNPRISKSEKCILCFPRIEKGLPPACAQQCVGRIRFVGFLDDEEGQVYKLVKKFKVALPLRPDYGTESNVYYVPPTEAPPKFDANGKIIEGSERIPPEVLEKLFGKEVHEAARTLRAEMKKRKETGESELMDLLIAYKHEDMFRLDNNYYAEYAKSKGMPVIKPVDERYLSGKYTSKMKFFTKGANA; this is translated from the coding sequence ATGTCACAACGTCAATTAGCCATGGTAATGGATCTTAATAAGTGTATTGGCTGTCAGACCTGTACTGTCTCTTGCAAAACTCAGTGGACAAACCGCAACGGGCGCGAATACATGTACTGGAACAATGTGGAGACCTACCCAGGTGAGGGCTACCCTAAAAAATGGCAAGAACTCGGCGGTGGGTTTGATGAAGCGGGAGACCTAAAAGCGGGCGTTGTGCCAAGCTTGCAAGGTGAGTATGGTGTGCCTTGGGATTATAACCATGAAGAGCTTGCGAATGGGGCACAGCTCAAACCTCATGTGGATCCAAAATGGGGACCAAACTGGGATGAAGATGAGGGTGCTGGGGATTTCCCGAACGATAACTACTTCTTTTATATTCCACGTATCTGTAACCACTGTACCAACCCAGGGTGTCTCAGTGCTTGTCCAAGAGATGCCATCTTTAAACGCGATCAAGACGGTGTTGTTTTGGTAGATTTGGATCGTTGCCAAGGGTATCGCTACTGCATCGCAGGGTGTCCGTACAAAAAAATCTACTTCAACCCACGTATCTCTAAAAGTGAGAAGTGTATTCTCTGTTTTCCACGCATTGAGAAAGGCTTACCGCCTGCGTGTGCGCAACAGTGTGTTGGACGTATTCGCTTTGTCGGCTTTTTGGATGATGAAGAGGGACAAGTCTATAAACTCGTGAAAAAGTTCAAAGTGGCACTGCCATTGCGTCCTGATTATGGAACCGAATCAAACGTTTACTACGTGCCGCCAACCGAAGCGCCACCGAAATTTGATGCTAACGGGAAAATTATTGAGGGAAGTGAGCGCATTCCTCCTGAAGTGTTGGAAAAACTTTTTGGCAAAGAGGTGCATGAAGCAGCTAGGACGCTTCGGGCTGAGATGAAAAAGCGTAAAGAGACAGGAGAGAGTGAACTCATGGACTTGCTCATTGCGTACAAACATGAAGATATGTTTAGACTCGATAATAACTATTACGCTGAGTATGCTAAGTCAAAAGGAATGCCAGTCATCAAGCCTGTGGATGAGCGTTATCTTAGCGGTAAATACACCTCTAAGATGAAGTTTTTCACGAAGGGGGCAAACGCATGA
- a CDS encoding ethylbenzene dehydrogenase-related protein, translating into MKTLKTIIVLMSLLGLTSLMAQSLNALYVKEDLSKVSLTSNVWQKAKEQSVEVYPQTTIEMNDAELIKANEANLAKVLHVKTLSDGKSVAFLLQWNDKTKSLQTVQSTTDYSDGFAVQFSTVNDKLPYIGMGSVDRAVIVHLQKATGKVYEPNNGGDVYHQVNASNQNAFAKELTSYKNEVAKQGNGDYQRAFIAEGFRSLTQIRDNSEPSLMEMKYDKGVWSALLVRPLKSEHLNLQGSFPVAFAIWDGEKKNRDGAKLLSAWVGVSLDANAKALALLDEAKGDASNGEKLMMENCSACHQYKSVKNAPNYMAPNLSNIGGYANASYLKESIMEPSAVVVPGYNLNAHKNFLWYTSDDKGVRTSTMPPFAHLDEKSVNDLVAFMKTLKVEVEK; encoded by the coding sequence ATGAAAACATTAAAAACGATCATTGTGTTGATGAGCCTTTTAGGGCTAACTAGTTTAATGGCGCAGAGTTTGAATGCTTTATATGTAAAAGAGGATCTTTCTAAAGTGAGCCTAACGTCAAATGTTTGGCAAAAAGCAAAAGAGCAAAGTGTTGAGGTCTATCCTCAAACGACCATAGAGATGAATGATGCGGAACTGATAAAAGCCAATGAAGCGAACCTTGCTAAAGTTTTACATGTAAAGACTTTGAGCGATGGAAAATCGGTCGCATTTTTACTTCAGTGGAATGATAAAACCAAAAGCCTTCAAACAGTGCAAAGCACTACGGACTACAGCGATGGTTTTGCGGTGCAATTTTCAACCGTAAATGACAAACTCCCCTACATTGGTATGGGCAGCGTTGATCGAGCGGTGATTGTGCATTTGCAAAAAGCAACGGGCAAGGTTTATGAGCCCAATAACGGCGGCGATGTTTACCATCAAGTGAACGCATCCAACCAAAACGCCTTTGCCAAAGAGCTTACTTCGTACAAAAATGAGGTTGCAAAGCAGGGGAATGGTGATTATCAGCGTGCATTTATTGCAGAGGGTTTTCGCTCTCTGACACAGATTCGAGATAACTCTGAGCCCTCTTTGATGGAGATGAAGTACGACAAAGGTGTCTGGAGCGCGCTTTTGGTACGCCCTCTTAAAAGTGAACACCTCAATCTTCAAGGCAGTTTTCCTGTCGCTTTTGCGATCTGGGATGGCGAGAAGAAAAACCGTGATGGTGCGAAGTTGCTCAGTGCTTGGGTAGGGGTGAGTCTTGATGCCAATGCTAAAGCGTTAGCTCTTTTGGATGAAGCCAAAGGAGATGCGAGCAATGGCGAGAAGCTCATGATGGAGAACTGTTCGGCATGCCATCAGTATAAATCGGTGAAAAATGCCCCTAACTACATGGCACCAAACCTCTCCAATATCGGTGGATATGCCAATGCGAGTTACCTCAAAGAGTCCATTATGGAGCCAAGTGCTGTTGTGGTGCCAGGCTACAACCTTAACGCGCACAAGAACTTTTTATGGTACACGAGTGATGACAAAGGTGTGCGTACATCAACCATGCCACCGTTTGCGCATTTGGATGAGAAAAGCGTGAATGATCTGGTTGCCTTTATGAAAACCCTCAA